The sequence below is a genomic window from Kitasatospora kifunensis.
CGGACCTGATCATCGCCGTCTACCGGCACCAGGTCGAGGCCTGCGCCGAGGCCGGTCCGGCCCTGCTGGCGACCAGTGCGACTCCGCACGCCGCGCTGGCGCGCTGGATCGATCTCTTCGTCGACTTCCTGGTCACCAAGCACGGACTCGCGGCCGTGCTGCAGTCCGACGGCGCCGGCTTCGAGACGCTGCACGCCTACTTCCTCGACCGGCTCGTGCCCGTCTGCGCCCAACTGCTCGAAGCCGCGGCCGCCGCCGGCGAGATCCGCCCCGACCTGGACGCCTACCAACTCATGCGCGGTGTCGGCAACCTCTGCGTCGGCGCGGAGAACGACCCGCGCTACGACGCGCGCCGGCTGGTCGAACTCCTCATCGCGGGACTGCGCCTACCGCACTGAGGTGTGGCCTACCGCGCTGACCGCGGGATGATTCCGGCCAGCACCGAAGAGACCGGGGCGCCACCGAGTTCGGCCCTCAACTCCTCGACGCCCTGCTGCCGTTGCTCCTGGGTGAGGGAGACGTACCGCTCGATCCGGTCGTTGAACGTGCGCCGGAACCTCGCGTACCGTCCGTCGTCCGCGAGCACCTGCTCGGCGGCCGCCACCAGGGCCGCCGTTCCGGCGAAGTCGTCGTCGGGGACGGGGTGGTGCGGCAGCACGTCGGCGAAGCGTGCGGCGAGTTGGCCGAACCTGGTGTGGCCGAGTCGGTGCACGGTGAAGGTGTGCGCGTAGTGCTGCTCGTGGAGCGCCAGGGGCAGCTGCCCGAGCGTCATCGACTCGTGCAGCGCGGTCAGTCCGGGGGCGAGCAGACAGTGCGGCGTACCGGCCACCTGCCGCAGCAGCTCGCGCTGCGGCAGGAACCGGTAGTCGGCCCTGCGCCCTGCGACCGAGACGCGGCTCTCCCGGCGCCCGCCGAAAGGGCCGCCACAGACCAGGACGCGCGGGAACCGCGGCCAGTCGCGCAGCAGGTCCGGAATCCAGCGGCGCAGCAGCCGCAGGTACCCGTCGTTGGCGTCGAAGTCCAGCAGGAAGTTCTTGAACCCGCCGATGTTGACCAGGAGTTCATACTGCGGATCGGTGGCGCGCGGCACGGTCCGCAGTCCTTCGAGATCGATGATGGAGCCGGTCAGGTGCAGCTCGGGCCCGGTCCCGGTCCCGGTCCCGCTCGCGAGGACGGTGGCGAACTCGGCCATGCGCTCGGGCACTCCTGGGAAGTTCTGGACCACGCTGTGCGAGGCGAGCAGGTGGGCCGCGACGATCCGCTCGTGTGGTGACAGCCGGCTCAGGTGCTCGTCGGCGGCCGCGAAGGAGCGGCGCGGCAGGCCGACGCACAGCTCGTGGATCTCGGCCAGCGGGCGGGTGAGCCGCCAGAAGCTAAACAGGCTGTCCACCATGAGCGCCGGACGGCCTGCCATCACCGCCCGCACGACCAGGTCGGCGTCCATGACCGAGACCACCTGGTCGCAGCTCGCCAGCAACTCGTCCATCAGGCCGGACCGCTCGCCGCTCTCGGGGAGCTCGCGTATCTCGTGGAAGGCGTCCGCGTTGCGGCGGGCGAACATCGCCGACACGCCGTCGCCCACGAACACCCGCTCATGACCGGCGAGCAGCCGCGACACGGCCACCAGCGCGGAGGCCGGGCCGAAGCCGCAGTTCTGTGCCCCCATCAGGACGCGCATGTCGCCTGTCCCGGCCCGACGGAAGGCACGAGGGAAGGCCCGACGGAAGCTGCGACGGACGGCCCGACCGAAGGCATCGCGGCGAGTACCTCGGCGAGCTGCTCGGCGAACTCGGCGGGGTGCTTCGCGTAGCCGGCGTGACCGCCGGGAAAGTCCACCAGGTCGCTGCCGAGCCGTTCGGCGAGCGCGGCGGCCGGCCGGTGGATGAGATGGTCGCGCGAGTCGTGGCCGCCGGCCACCACGATCCGGTCGGCCAGCGTCGCGAGCGCGGTGAGGTCGGGAACGAAGTGGGTGGACGGCCGCATGACGTGGCCGAGGAAGAACGCGCTGTTGTCCTGGGCCTGGGGCAGCGCGGGCGCCGGCCGTCCGCCGAAGGCGGGCTGGAGCCGGCGCAGACCTGCCGCGAGCCCCTCCCGGTGGAACGTCTCGTGGACCTCGTCGAAGAACGCCAACTGCTGCTCGGCGTCCGGCAGCAGTCCCATCGAGGGCGGTTCGTGGACGACGACCGAGCGGACCCGATCGCGGTGGCGGATCGCGAGCTCCAGCGCGGTGAGGCCTCCCGAGCAGCCGCCGAAGACGTGCGCGGCCTCGCCCGGCCCGGCGACCTGAGCCAGCAGGCGGTACGCGTCATCGGCGTGCACCTCGATCCGCTGGTCCTCGGGCGGTCCGTCAAGCGGGCTGCGCGAGTTGCCGCGCGGGTCGAAGGAGAGCACGCGGTACTCCGTGGCCAGGACGGCGGCCAGCTGCTCGAACACCCGGGCGTCGAAGCCGCCGCCGGCGATGAGCAGCAACAGCGTTCCGGTGCCGCGTACTTCGAAGTGGATCCGCGCGCCCGGCACCGCGAGCGTGCCGATCTCCAGGGTGTTCATCGCACTCCAGATCGAGGTCCAGGAACCGGCCCGACAGCGGGAGGCCGCGACCAGAGTACGCAGGGTGAGGGGCCGGGAGAACGGATGGCCGGCCGCCGCCGGGAGCGGGGCGGGGTGTGCGGGCGCGCCCAGTGCCACCGCGCGCCGGTGTCATCGCTGAGGTGGCGGGGTAGCGCTGGGCGGCAGGCGCACCCCTGGTGCGGAATCACTGACGGTACGTCAGTTCCTGTTCCTGGATTCAAAAGGCTACGGAGCGCAGCAGCAGGAGGGCGATGTCGTCGGTGCGGCGCTTGGCCTGCTCGGCGTGCTGGACCAGGATGTCGGCCAGCTCGTCGAGTGAGTCGCCGTCGTAGCAAGCGAGTTGCTCGCCGATCCCGACCAACGCCGCGTCGAGGTCCACGCCAGGGGCCTCGATCAGGCCGTCGGTGTAGAGCGCCACCACGCTGCCCACCGGCAGTGCGATGCGGGTGAGGGTGTACGTCGCGGTGGGTTCGACACCCAGCAGCAGCCCGGCGGGTGCCTCGACCACCCGTACCACTCCGCTCGGGTCGCGGAGCAGTGGCATGGGGTGTCCCGCGCTGGCCAGCCAGGCCTGTCGGCCGCCCGGGTCCAGGCGCAGGTACGCGCAGCTGGTCAGCAGGCCGGAACCCAGGTCGGCCATCAGGCGGTTGGTCCGGGCGAGGATCTTGCTGGGGTCGGCGCCCGCCGTCGCGTAGGCGCGCACCGCGGTGCGGACCTGGCCCATCAGGACCGCGGCCGCCACGTTGTGCCCCTGCACGTCGCCGATCACCGCGCCGGCGCTGTCGTCGCCCAGGCGCACGACGTCGAAGAAGTCGCCGCCGACCTCCATGCCGTCGGTGCCCGGCAGGTAGCGGGCCGCCGTCCGCAGGCCGGGCACGTACGGCAGCGCGTGTGGCAGCAGGCTCTCCTGCAAGCCTCGGGCGAGTTCGAGCTTGGTGTCGTACAGGCGCGCGCGGTCCAGTGCCTGGGCGATCAGGCCGCCCACCGAGGTGAGCACGGCGCGGTCGTCGGTGGCGAAGCGGTGCGGCTGGGCGAAGGCCAGGACGCAGGTGCCGACCAGGCGTCCGGAGGCCACCAGCGGGAGGTAGGCCCAGGCGGCCATCGAGTCCTGCAACTCCGGCCGTTGCGGGTAGAGGCGCTCCAACTCCTCGCGGGACTCGATGAAGCTGGGCACCCCCGTCATCAGGGCCTGCACGCCCGGGGTCGACGCGGCCAGCGAGGTGCCGTCGAACCCCTCCACGACGCCGGGCGGGTAGCCGTGGTGGCCCACGATGCGCAGCCGGCCGCCGTCGACGGCCAGGATCGCCACGCCCTGACCGCCGAAGGCGGGCACGATCTGCTCGGCGACCAGCCTGACCACGTCCCGCACGCCGACGGCCTCGGTCAGTGCGCTGGCGAGGTGCAGGATGTGGTAGATCCCGCCGGTGCGGGTGGGCAGCACGGGCAGGGCGGCTGCCCGCGGCATCGGCGTGTCCTGCTGGGTGCCCTCGGCCTCACCGGCGCCCGTGCCCTCGACCTTGACCTCGGCCGCCGTGACCCGGACGGTGAGGCCGAAGGCGTCCGGGTACAGCTCGAAGGACAACCACTGTTCCGGGGGCCGCAGCGCCACGAACGAGCTCTGTGCCTGGCTGACCACGGCCGACCGGTACCGGTCCTCGTAGACGGGGTCGCGCAGCCACGGCAGCGCGCTCCACGGTTGGGCACCGAGCAGTCGGTCGGCCGGTACGCCGAGCAGTTCGGCGGCGGCCGGTGTCACCCAGCTGATCCGGCCGGTGAGATCCAGCGCGCAGACGCCCTCCGGCAGCCGGGCCACCATCGCGGAGAGGACCTGCGTCAGCCCGCCACCGTCGCGCCGCGTGGCGATCACCGTCGGTCGCAGGTCGGCCCGCACCGTGCGCCCGGCCGCAGCCGCCCTGGCCAGGCTCTGGGCCAGCTCCTCGGCGAGCGCCGCGAGCCGGTTCAGCTCCTGTTCGGACAGCTCCGCCGGATGCGAGCCGGGCCAGGCCACGAAGATCGCGCCGTAGCTGGTCCCGGCCGCGGTCAGTGGCACGGCCGCGAGGCAGAACGCGTACGGCATGGTGAGCGCGACCCGCGGGTAGCGGCGTGCCATCTGGGCCTCACCGCCCACCCAGACCAGGTGCCCGTTGCGCAACGCGTCGGCCACCGGGACCGGCGAGGTGGGCCCGATCCGCTCCCACGGCGCGACGACCTCCCGCGGCAGGCCCAGCAGCACGGCCAGTTCCAGCACGTCCCCGTCGGCGGCCCGCAGGTACAGCCCACCCATGTGCGCGCCCAGCTCGCCGATCCCGGCGGTCAGGCACCGGGCCAGCACCTGGAGGTTCGCGCCGGTCCCCGGCTCGCCTGCCCCGGGCTGCCGACGCGGGACCTGGGACTCTGAGCTGTCCACCGTCACCACCCTCGTCAGCGCCTGGCAGCTGTGAAGACGCTCATTTGCCTGTGAAGACGCTCATTACGGACGGTACGCCCCGAGCGCGCGGTTTTCCTTCCCCGTGTCCGAACCGGCGGCGCCGGCCCGCGACCGTGCCCGCAGCCCGACCCGCGCCGGGCCGCCGAGCGAAAGGCCCTGGCCGGCCCGTGATACCCCGCGCCGCCCCCGGTGATCGCCCGTGCGGTGGCCTGCCCGGGGCAATCGGGGGTAGACAAAAGGCATGGCCCGGTTGAAGGTCAGCCCCTCGGCCGCCTCGTCCAGCGGCCGATTCCGGCGGAGCAGACGTGCGCCTCCGCCTGCGGACCGGACGTCCTCGAAGCCCCGTTCACGGCTGCTCCGGGGCTTTCGCAGCGTCGCAGGCCAGGTGTTCGCGCTCCAGGTGCTGGTGGTGCTGCTGCTCGTCGTGGCGGCGGTGCTGGCGCTGGTCCTGCAGGGGGAGCGGGACGACACCAGGGAGGCCCGCAACCGCTCGGTCGCCGTCGCCCAGACCTTCGCGAACTCGCCCGGCATCGTGGTCGCGCTGGAGTCACCGAATCCGACCGCCATCCTGCAGCCCAGGGCGCTGGCGGCCCAGCACGCCTCGGGCGTGGACTTCATCGTGGTGCTGAACGACGACGGCATCCGCTACACCCACCCCAACCCGGCCCGGATCGGGCAGAAGTTCGTCGGCACCTACGAGCCGGCCCTGCACGGCCAGGTCGTCATCCAGCAGCTCACCGGGACCCTCGGGCCCCTGGTACAGGCCGTGGTCCCGGTCGACGACACCAACGGCAAGGTGGTCGGCATGGTCTCGGCCGGGATCACCATCCACAAGGTGAGCGGGGTCGTGAACCACCAACTGCCGCTGGTCTTCGGCGCGGCGGCCATCGCGCTGGCCCTGGCCACCGTGGGGGCCGCGCTGGCCAGCAGGCGACTGCTGCACCAGACGCACGGCCTGGGCCCGGCCGAGATGACCCGGATGTACGAGCACCACGACGCGGTGCTGCACGCGGTCCGCGAGGGCGTGCTCATCATCGCCGACGACGGCCGGCTGCTGCTCGCCAACGACGAGGCGCGCCGACTGCTCGACCTGCCGCCGGACGCCGAGGGACGCCCGGTCACCGAACTCGGCCTGGACCGCGAGGCGGCCGAGCAGCTGGCCTCGGGGGCGATCGTCAACGACGAGGTGCTGGTGGCCGGAGACCGGTTGCTGGTGGTGAACACCCGGCCCACCGACCGTGACGGCGGACCGGACGGCACGGTGGCGACCCTGCGCGACTCCACCGAGCTGCACGCCGTCTCCGGCAAGGCGCAGGCGGCCCGCAAGCGCCTCCAGCTGCTCTACGACGCCACCGTGGCCGTCGGCACCACCCTGGACGTGACCCGCACCGCCGAGGAGCTCGCGGACTTCGCCATCCCGCGCTTCGCCGACTACGTCACCGTCGACCTGGCGGTGCCCGTCCTGCGTGGGGAGGAGCCAGCGCCGGGCGAGGACGCGCCGATGCAGCGGGCGGCGGTCAGCGGCATCCGGCAGGACCCGCCGTTCTACCCGGTGGGCGAGGTGATCACGATCCTGCCCGCCACCCCGCAGGCACTGAGCCTGAACAGCGGGCACCCGGTGCTCGACGCCGACCTGCGCTCCTCCACCGCCTGGCTGGCCCAGGACCCCGAACGCGCCGGACGGGTGCTGGAGTACGGCGTCCACTCGGTCGTCCGGGTCCCGCTACGGGCCCGCGGCGTCCTGCTGGGCCTGGCCAAGTTCTGGCGCGCCGACCCCTCGGAGCGCTTCGACGAGGACGACCTGTCCATCGCCGAGGAGGTCGCCGCCCGCGCGGCGCTGAGCATCGACAACGCCCGCCGCTACACCCGTGAGCACGCCATGGCCGTGACCCTGCAGCGCAGCCTGCTCCCGCACGGTCTGCCCGAGCAGAACGCCCTCGAAGTCGCCTTCCGCTACCTGCCGGCCCAGGCGGACGTGAGCGGGGACTGGTTCGACGTCATCCCGCTGCCGGGCGCGCGGGTCGCGCTGGTGGTGGGCGACGTGGTCGGCCACGGTCTGCACGCCGCCGCCACCATGGGCCGACTGCGCACGGCGGTGCTCAACTTCTCCACCCTGGACCTGCCGCCGGACGAACTCCTGGGCCACCTCGACGAGCTGGTCAGCCGACTCGACCAGGACCAGACGGCAAGCCCCAACGGCGACGCCGTCACCGGCGCGAGCTGCCTCTACGCGATCTACGACCCGGGATCCCAGCTGTGCACCATGGCCCGCGCCGGCCATCCGCCGCCCGCCCTGGTCCACCCGGACGGCACGGTGGAGTTCCCCGACGTGCCCGCCGGGCCGCCGCTGGGCCTGGGCGGTCTGCCCTTCGCCGCGGCGCAACTGCGGCTGCCCGCGGACAGCACGCTGGTGCTGTACACCGACGGACTGGTCGAGGACCGGGAGCGGGACATCGAGGAGGGACTGGTGTTGCTGGGCCGCTCCCTGCGGCACGCGGGCCGGGCACCGGAGGAGATCTGCGAGGCGGTGCTGGCCGCCCTGCTGCCCCCGCGCCCCGTCGACGACATCGCCCTGCTGGTCGCCCGCACCCGGGTCCTGACGAGTGGTCAGGTCGCGCAGTGGGAGGTGCCCGCCGACTCCGCGGCCGTCGGCGAGGTGCGCGCGGCGGTCAGCCGGCAGTTGACCCAGTGGGGGCTGGAGGAGATGGCCTTCGTGACCGAGCTCATCCTCAGCGAACTGGTCACCAACGCGATCCGCTACGCGACCGAGCCGATCAGTGTGCGCCTGCTGCGCGACCGCACGCTGATCTGCGAGGTCTCCGACAGCAGCAGCACCTCGCCGCACCTGCGCTATGCGGCCAGCATGGACGAAGGCGGACGCGGGCTCTTCCTCGTCTCCCAGTTCGCCGAGCGCTGGGGCACCCGGCACACGGCGAACGGGAAGGTGATCTGGGCGGAGCAGATCCTGCCGTAGCGGCGCCGCGCGGGCGGCCGGTCTGCCGGGAAGCACGCCGGTCCGCCGGAAAGCACGCCGGTCTGCCGGGAAACGCACTGCGGACGAGTCCCGCCGGCGCCGGGCCCGAGGCAGCGCCGGCAGCAGTGCCGGGCGGCCTCGGTGGCCATGGCGCGGGGACTCGTCCGCAGGGAAAGTCTTAAGAGCCGCTGGTCAGAGCCAGCACTGCTCGGTACTGGTCGACTTAGTACCAGTGGTGGTTCTGCCAGAACGACCACGCGGCGTTCGGGCTGCCGTAGCGGCTGTTCATGTAGTCGTAGGCCCAGGTGATCTGGGTCCGCGGGTTGGTCCGCCAGTCGGCGCCGGCGGAGGCCATCTTCGAGGCCGGCAGCGCCTGGCCCAGGCCGTAGGCGCCGGAGGAGGGGTTGGTGGCGTACACGTTCCAGCTGGACTCGTGGAAGATGATCTCGCTGAAGGAGGACAGCTGGCTGGCGGGCACGATCTGGGCCGCGATCGCCTGGGGGGACAGGGTCGCCGCGGAGGCGGTGGCCGGCATCAGGCCGGAGGCGAGGGCGGTGAGACCAGCAGCGCCAGCAAGAACCGCGGCGGAAGTGCGCATACGAAGCTTGAATTTGGGCATGGTGTAACAGACCTCAATCGGGGTTGGGTTGCGCCCCGCGCGTCATTCACCACCGGCCGGACAGGGGCCATAGGCGACGCACGGGGTGCAGCTGCAAGCCACACCGGGGGACAGGTGGCCGGTGCGGCTGACGACTGAGCCATTGTTAGCGGGCTGCCGCGCAGTGGCCAAGGGGTGTGACCTACGACGCCGCGTCGTAGGTCGATGAGGTGTGTTCGGCGGCTCGAGCCTTCTCGGGCCGTCGGGAGGACCTCCTATCCACCGTCGTAGTGGCCCTGGCCGTGTGAGTACCCTCACCGTGGCCGGTTGCCTGCTGCCCGCCTGTCGACACGCTCCGTAGTCGCGATTAGGCCCTGAACGAGGCCCGGGTCACAGGATGGAACGCCGTTCGATGCCGTGGCGGCTCGGCCGGCCGGCGCGGCTGGGCCTCCCGGAGCGCTCCTCCTTCCTCTCGGGGCGCCATCTTTACCGAATCAGGACCCCTCTCTTTATCGAACCGTGAGATGCCGCAGGAACCACTCGGTCAGCGCCGCGTCCACCTCTTTGGCCACCGGCAGCTGCGGGGCCGGCGCCAGGCCGGGGCGCTCGGCCAGCGGGTGGGCGAGGCCGGCCACGGCGGTCAGCTGGACCCGGTCCGGCTCGGCATAGCGTTCACGCAGCTCGGCAACCAGCTCGGCGGCGTCCGTCCGCAGGCCGGGGAAGTCCAGCTCGCCGCTGACCAGGAGCAGCGCCGGCTGCGGCGCGCGGGCCTGCTCGGTCCATGAGTACGGCCGACCACCGTTCTGCTCCACGAGCTCGACCACCGAGCGCGCCCTGATCGCCGGATTGACCAGCGCGGCTGCCGCGACCGGAATCCGGCGCTCGGCCAGCACGCGCAGCGCCACGGCCCCACCCAGCGAGCCACCCACCACGCCGATCGGCCCGTCGGCCGGTGCGAACCGTTCACGCAGCTCGGCCAGCGCCGCCGCAAACTCCCCGGCGGCCTGCCGGACCATCGGCGCCAGGTAGGCCAACATCGTGTCCCGACGGGAGAGTTCGAGAACCGCGGCCATGCCGCCCTCGACCATCCTGCGCCCGCAGAGCGGCATGCCCAGGTGCACCCGCCAGGCCGGCACATCGGCCATTGGCAGCGCGTGCTGGGGTGCGGCAGACTGGCCGGCATGGACGAACTCGCAGGCGTGGACGAGACGGTGCTGACGGACGACGACGTGCGCCTGTGGGCGACGCGGGCCGGAAGCGGTGAGCCGGTGGTGCTCTGCCATGGCGGACCCGGGCTCTGGGACACGCTGGCGGACCTCGCCGGGCTGCTGGTCGCAGGCGCCACCGTGTATCGCTGGGACCAGCGGGGCGCGGGGCGTTCGCAGCACACCGGGCCCTACTCGGTCGAGCGGTCGCTGGCCGACCTGGACGCGGTCCGCGCACACTTCGGTCTGGAGCGGATGGCGCTGCTGGGCCACTCCTGGGGCGCCCAACTGGCGCTGGAGTACGCGTTGCGCCACCCCGATCGGGTCAGCAGACTCGTCTACGTCTCCGGCACCGGCATCGACCACGCGAGCAGTTGGCGCGAGCGGCACGGGCTGCTGGAACGGGAGTTGCTCGGGGACCGGGTCGCCCGGTGGGAGTTTCTCGACAAGCGGGGAGCGGCTCGCACGGCGGACGAGGATCGCGAGTTCTGCGTGCTGCAGTGGTCGACCGACTTCACGGGCTCCACGGGCTCCACGGGTTCGACGAACCGTGGCAGGCAGGAGGCGTTGGCGCAGGCGGAGCGCATGGCCACCCCGTGGTACGGCGTCAACTTCGCGTGCAACGCCGCGATCAATGCCGAGACCAAGCGGATCGTGGGCACCGCGGAACTGCGGGCGCGGTGCGAGGCATTGGCCGTGCCCACGCTCATCGTGGACGGCGCGGCGGACCCCCGCCCGCGCGACGCGGTGGACTCGCTGGAGACGGCGCTTCCCGCTGTCTCCCGGGTGAGCCTGCCCGGCGCCGGCCACCTGCCGTGGGTTGAGGATCCGCACGGGTTCCGGCGGGCGGTAGGCACTTTCCTGGCCTCCCACGTCAGCCGGGGAACGGCGTAGCCGCGCGCCACTCGTCCTCGAGGATCCCGAACATCTCGGAGTCTCGCCAACCGTCCCGAATCAAGGCGGTGTGACGATGCCGTCCCTCCCAGGTCATGCCGAGCTTGCCGAGCACCCGTGCCGAGCCGAGATTGCGCGGGTCGCAGGTGGCATAGACCCGGTGGAGGTCGAGCTCCTCGAAGCCCCGTGTGAGTAGTTCTCTCCCGATCGCCGTCCCCACGCCCTGGCCCCAGAGCCGAGGGTGCACGACATAGCTGATCTCGCCTTGACGCTGTCCTCGGCTTCGGACGTGCAACTCGCCCATGCCGACCGCGTCGCCCTCGACGCTCGCCAGATAGACGAACCGTTGCTGGGGTGCACGCGACCACGCCTCGACCGCGGCCGCTACGAACTCGCGCGTCTGCTGTTCGCTGTTCGGTCCCCAGGCCTGGAAGCGGCAGACCCGGGGGAGCGAAGCCCAGGAGTGGACGGCTCGCCAGTCTGCGAGCTCGATCTTGCTCAGGGTCACCGGTTGTCGAGCCACGGGCTGATCCTGCCAGTTGGGGCCGACTGCGGCACGTGGGCGTCGGCGTAGCCGAGCATCCGTGGCTCGCCGGCGCCCAGGATCCGCAGCGCTTCGGCCAACTCCGCGCCGCGATGGGTGTCCGCGGCCCAGGTCGCGGTCACCACGGCGGTTCGCGCACCGGCGGCCGCATGCTGGGCGAGCACTCCGCCCGCCGACAGGGACTCGTCGTCAGGGTGGGCGAAGACCGCGAGCAGGCTCGGCACGGGCATGGCGGCGCCACCTTCCAGAGACTCCACTGTCACGGCCGCAGCGTAGCCAACGGCCGCCAGTTCGCGGACAGTTCGCGGAGCTCTTCCCTGACGCCATGCTCGCGGTGCAGCCGGCGTCGGGCCACCATCCGTGGCTCGACGACGCCGACCGGTTCGTGGCGATCACCGCGGCGTTCCTGGGGTGACGATCGGCTCGATCATCAGTAGTGCCAGTGGTGGCCGCCGCTCTCCTGGATGCACGTGATGCTGGTGCCGTGGCTGTCCACGGTGGACTTCCCGAGGTCGGCGGTGGGGCAGAACTCGCCGGCGCGGTAGTAGTTTCCGGACGGGGACATGATCACGCCCGTGGTGCCGGGGCCGACCGGGCTGGGCGGCGGCGGTGCCTGGGTTGCCACCGGCGCGGGCTCGGGGGCGGGCGCGGAGGGGGTGGGAGCCGGTGGCGGCGCGGTGGTGGGAACGGGGGCGGGGGTGGGTGCGTGCGTCGGCGCGGGGGTTGGCACCGGCGCGGGCGTCGGCTTCGCCGGGGGCTGGGTGGGCGCGGGTTCCGGAGCGGCCGGGGGAGTGCTGGGCGGAGCCGGCGTGCTCGGTGCGGGAGTGGGAGCCGGTGGCGGCGTGGGCGACGGCGTCGGTGAGGGTGTGGGTGTCGGTGTCGGTGTGGGGCTGGCCGGTCGCGCAGTGGTGGCGACTGCGGGCCGGTCGGCGGTGTGCGCGGTCTGCGCGGTCTTCTGCGGCCCGACGATGGCTCCGATGATCGCCAGCAGCATGAAGAGGCCGAAGGGTATCCCGCACCCTATCCCTGCGATCTTGAGCCCTCTTCGCTTCTTGGGTGGCGTGGCGGGCTGGGGCTGGCCCCAGCCGGGCGGTGTGGGCAGTGTCTTGGACACGGTGATCCTCTGCGCAAAGTGTGAGTGGGTTGCGAGGGGACAGCCTGCCAGGATGACTTGAGTAGCCGTCAGGTTGTGATGATCTTGTTACGTCGGGGCAGCCCAAGCGAGGCGCAGCGGGATCGCGCCTCAGTAAGATCGTCTGCCAATGGACGTGAATGCGGGATTCGAGATGATCGCCGTCCCATCGGGCCAGGTGACGCTGTCGGACCGGCGAACGCAGCGCAGTTGGTCGGCGCTGCTCGGGCCGTACTGGTTGGCACCCTTCCCGGTCACCCAGGCGCAGTACGCACAGGTCATCGGTGAGCAGCCGAGCAGTGCGCGGGGTGATGAGCTACCCGTCGAGGGCGTGTCCTGGTGGGACGCGGTCCGGTTCTGCAACGCCCTGTCGGAGCGTGAGGGATTGGCGCCCGCCTACCGTCTGTTGGGGGAGGAGGAGGGCGTCGCGTGGGATGAGGCCGCCGGCGGATACCGGTTGCCGACCGAGGCCGAGTGGGAGCACGCCTGCCGCGCCGGTACGTCGCACGCGCGCTATGGGCAACTCGACGAGATCGCCTGGTATCGCGGCAACTCGGGCGAGCGGATGCACGAGGTGGGCGGTCGGCAGCCCAACACGTGGGGCTTCCACGACATGCTGGGCAACGTCTGGGAGTGGTGCTGGGACGTCTACGACGCTGAGGTCTACGGCAGTTACCGGGTGCTGCGCGGCGGCGGGTGGTTCGACGAGCACTGGAGCTGCCGGGCCTCGGTGCGGCGACGTAGCCACCCGACCTTCCGGATCGATGATGTCGGCTTCCGGATGGCGCGTAATGGCGCGTAATGGTGTGTGACGGCGTGTGACGGCGTGTCATGGCGCGCAGCGGGGCGTAGGAGCGCGTACCGCCCGGTTCAGCAGCGCACTGATGAGCGCTGATCGAGGATGCGCACCGCCAGTTCGCCCCAGCGGATGTTCTCCCGCTCGAACTCCATCCCACGCAGCAGGGTGAGGTAGGGGCCGACGCGCTCGGCGGTGGCGAGGTGCTGCTCCTCGCTCTGCCCGTTCAAGAGCTTTGCCTGGAGCCGCTCGTAGCGGGCCAGTTTGGCCGCGGCCCACTCCATCCGCTCCGCGATCGCCGCCCGCACTGCCGCGCTGTCCCCGGCGTCGACGCACTGGACCTTGACCAGCAACTCGTCCCGGATGGTGCCCGGCCGACCCGGCGGCTCGGCGGTGTGGGCGTGCACGGCCGCAAGGCCGGCCTCGGTGAGGGAGAAGACCCGCTTGTTGGGGCGCCGCTCCTGGGCCACGACGCGCGCGGTGATGAGCCCTTCGCCCTCCATCCGCTCCAGCTCGCGGTAGAGCTGCTGGGGCGTGGCCATCCAGAAGTTGGCGACCGAGGCGTCGAAGCCCTTGGCGAGATCGTATC
It includes:
- a CDS encoding aggregation-promoting factor C-terminal-like domain-containing protein produces the protein MRTSAAVLAGAAGLTALASGLMPATASAATLSPQAIAAQIVPASQLSSFSEIIFHESSWNVYATNPSSGAYGLGQALPASKMASAGADWRTNPRTQITWAYDYMNSRYGSPNAAWSFWQNHHWY
- a CDS encoding alpha/beta fold hydrolase, whose amino-acid sequence is MADVPAWRVHLGMPLCGRRMVEGGMAAVLELSRRDTMLAYLAPMVRQAAGEFAAALAELRERFAPADGPIGVVGGSLGGAVALRVLAERRIPVAAAALVNPAIRARSVVELVEQNGGRPYSWTEQARAPQPALLLVSGELDFPGLRTDAAELVAELRERYAEPDRVQLTAVAGLAHPLAERPGLAPAPQLPVAKEVDAALTEWFLRHLTVR
- a CDS encoding alpha/beta fold hydrolase; this translates as MDELAGVDETVLTDDDVRLWATRAGSGEPVVLCHGGPGLWDTLADLAGLLVAGATVYRWDQRGAGRSQHTGPYSVERSLADLDAVRAHFGLERMALLGHSWGAQLALEYALRHPDRVSRLVYVSGTGIDHASSWRERHGLLERELLGDRVARWEFLDKRGAARTADEDREFCVLQWSTDFTGSTGSTGSTNRGRQEALAQAERMATPWYGVNFACNAAINAETKRIVGTAELRARCEALAVPTLIVDGAADPRPRDAVDSLETALPAVSRVSLPGAGHLPWVEDPHGFRRAVGTFLASHVSRGTA
- a CDS encoding GNAT family N-acetyltransferase, with product MTLSKIELADWRAVHSWASLPRVCRFQAWGPNSEQQTREFVAAAVEAWSRAPQQRFVYLASVEGDAVGMGELHVRSRGQRQGEISYVVHPRLWGQGVGTAIGRELLTRGFEELDLHRVYATCDPRNLGSARVLGKLGMTWEGRHRHTALIRDGWRDSEMFGILEDEWRAATPFPG
- a CDS encoding formylglycine-generating enzyme family protein, translating into MDVNAGFEMIAVPSGQVTLSDRRTQRSWSALLGPYWLAPFPVTQAQYAQVIGEQPSSARGDELPVEGVSWWDAVRFCNALSEREGLAPAYRLLGEEEGVAWDEAAGGYRLPTEAEWEHACRAGTSHARYGQLDEIAWYRGNSGERMHEVGGRQPNTWGFHDMLGNVWEWCWDVYDAEVYGSYRVLRGGGWFDEHWSCRASVRRRSHPTFRIDDVGFRMARNGA
- a CDS encoding PadR family transcriptional regulator, yielding MALRNAVMAALLEGEASGYDLAKGFDASVANFWMATPQQLYRELERMEGEGLITARVVAQERRPNKRVFSLTEAGLAAVHAHTAEPPGRPGTIRDELLVKVQCVDAGDSAAVRAAIAERMEWAAAKLARYERLQAKLLNGQSEEQHLATAERVGPYLTLLRGMEFERENIRWGELAVRILDQRSSVRC